The genomic DNA CTGCCGTGATCAACAAAGCTGACTAGTGCCAGTGCCATAGCTCGGTTGGTTCTGGTGTGTTTACCTGAGTAGTAAGAAGCTGGCGAACATTTTCAAGCCCTAGCTGTCTCACAAACTCGGCGTGTTTCTGCCTTATGAGGGACTTTGTGAGTCCATCTGCAGGCATCTCTGCTGTAGGGCACCACTCTACCCAGAGCCTTCCTTCCTGTACCTCCTGTCTTACCCACATCTGATGGGTGTCTATGTGTCTTAGCTTCATGTGAAGCCGTTCGTGTTCTTTCTTAACGATCCCGACCGTCTGCTCGTTGTCGCAGTAGATCGTTGGTTGAATCTCCGGGTCGAACTTGATATGCTGGAAGACCCGGGTCCACCATTCCATCTCTCCTCCGGTTGCTGATAGAGCTATCAGCTCAGCCTTAGTTGTCGACTTCGTAACGGATCTCTGGCGGGTAGCCTTCCAGTCGATAGGCACCCCATAGAGCTTAAATAGATACCTATGAGATGATTGACGACTTTCCACATTGCCAGCAAAAGCTGCATCAGATGCTCCATAGAAGAGAGACTTGTCCCAGACGTAGGACGAGTTCTCAGCTATCTGCTGGCTAGCTCTAATCGCTAGATGTCTTGTTCCATACAGGTATCGCCAGACATGCTTTACTGCCGATACGTGCTTCTGCCCAGGGTTCTGGAGATGCCGGGCCAGTACGGAGTGGGCTCGTACCACATCCAGCCTCGTGAACGTCGTGATATACGCCAGCGATCCAACCAGCTGCTGGTACAGCTGAGTACGCTGGTTACTCGTATCCTCGGTTGACTGGGCCAGAGAGTTCTCTACGAGCGGGACTGCTGGATATCTCCCCCCTAACTTCTGATCTAAGTCATACTTGTTGACTACCTTCTCAATAAATGAGTCCTGTGTTAGCCAGATCGTTCCTGCTGTCTAGTCTCTCAGAACTCTGATCCCAAGGAACCACTTGAGCTCTCCAAGCTTTCTCAGGTCGTATACCGCCTCCAGTCGTCTCTCAAATTCCTGATGATCATCAAGGTGACCCGGATGTACCAGTACCACGATATCATCAACATAGAAGAAGACTATCAGTCTCTCGTTGGTAAACAAGCAAGGAACGTCCTTAACTGATTTCAGACCCAACTTAATCAGCGTCTCCTTCAGGTACTTGTACCAGAGAAGAGGCGCGTCTTTCAGCCCATAAAGAGCTCTCTTAAGCTCGAGTACCTTGCCAAGCTCTTCTACGTACGGATCTAGAGTCTGTACGTAGACTAGCTTCTCAAGAGGTGCGTTCAAAAACGCGTTTAGCACATCATACTGATATGCTTTTAGGCCAAACGCTGCCGTAAGAGCCATGAGAAATCTGAACACTCGTGCGGCCAGCGTGGCTGCGTACGTGTCGCCCCAGTCCTCCTGGAGGTCTCCTCTCACAACAAGCCGAGCCTTGTACTTGTACAGAAGTCCGTCTTCATCGAACTTGTACGTGAATACCCACATCAAGGGCAATCTCTGGCTATCAACCACTATGGCTGACGTTGTCTTGAAGCAGCCCTTTTCACGACAGCTCTTGAATTCTTTCGCTGCTGCCGCTTTAAATTCCTGTCCAAAAGGGTGCTTCTCTAGGTCTTTCCATCTCTTTGGCGGAGGCGGAAGCTCATCCCTGTGTAGCCGTGATTTCTGTGGCTCTGTTTGCTGAAGTGCTTCGGCGAACGCAACGAAGTACGTGCCGAGTGTCTTCCTCTGTCTTTTTCCCGTCAGAACGTTCGACTTACTGACTTAACCGCTAATCTCCTCACGTCTTGGAGCGTTGTTCAATCGTCGATCTGGTGCCTCTGCTTCGACTGGTATCTGCTCCCGACCTCGCGGCATCTCGACTGTTTCCAGCTCGGGCTCGGGCTCGGGCATCGATTCTGGAGTGCTCTCAGGTGTTGGAAACGTCCGAGACGTATCCTTGGCGTGGTCTGTTCGAGCGGCTTGCTCGGACCGGCTCGGACCACTCCAGTCTCTTTGCGCCGACTTTAGGAGCAGTTCTATCTCCTGGTCGGTTTCTTCTAGTTGTTCTGGAACGTCTAGTATCGTCAACACCTCTCTCAGAGTCTGTCGATCTGGGTAGACAGGCTCAGTTCCATTATTAGACATGAAGACGACGTCTCTCGTCCTGAGGACTCGTCCTAAGGACTCGTCCCAATGCTGGCATCCATACTCGGTATATGTTCGTGGAGTCATATCCAACCAGCTGTCCAATCAGCGCGCGAGATTCGAGCTTCTCTCCATGCTTCAGCTTGTTGTTTAGCACGTAGGCTCGTGCTCCCACAGCATTGAGGTGAGCTGCCGATGGCTTCTGTCCACGTACAACCTCGTACGGGGTCTTCCATCCGAGTGATTCGACGGGTGTTCTGTTAAGCAGATAGACTGCTACTAGGCAGCACTCATTTGAAAGCTCCATTGGTAGTCGTCCATCAATCCTGATCGCTCTCGCTCGGATCACGATCATCTTTCCCGCCTGTTCTGATAGGCCGTTCTGCTCCTCTATGTACTCAGCTCGGGGTTCCACAATAATACCGagtgttggttggctttgcactaagtgcgaaaagggaaataacgataacttaggaatgcattctgttcggtgatagttctgattgattgtcttacgaaggagaactatggaagagctaggtataggaggtctggtctgagcgctgcccggacgccgcgatcagttcgcctgctcgcgtgaccgagatcagtgcggccgatcgcgtggctgagatatcgttgatatctgtgatccgaCACCAAGATCTTTAAGCACATGGAGCAACTCGCTGTAGCCGCGCTCGTTGTGAAGCTTCACGACTACTACGACCGCGCCGAACTGGCGTTTAATCTTAGCTAGTAGACGCATCACTGTGCGCTTAAGGGTGCCTGAGCTCTTGTCTGGTAGGCAGCATGTCTCATGCCACTTACTGTACGAACACACTGCATGGAGCCTCCATAGATCTCCATTGTAGCAGCGCTCGTTTCTTTCCCTTAGGTGCACTAGGTCCATACCTATTCGGTAGAACGGACGTTCAGCTGGCTCACTTTGAGCTCTCCTGCTCACAAACTTGTGAAGCTTCGTTTCAATACAAACTTGACAGTCCGTCCATGTCGGAGCGATTGCCTGCTCCTCGACACTGATCCCGATCACATGATCGTTTAGGTGCCCAACTGCTTTTCGGCTGATATGGCCGAACATCCGATGAGCCGTGTCCTGACTGACTGAGGGATCCTTCCTCGGTTCCTTTGAGGGCTTGGTATATCGAGTCGCGTACGTAGAGAGTAGATCTAGCTCAACTTTCTGGTCTTTCTCCACGTCGACGAGCCAGTGGCCGTCTCTGTATTGGAGAAGACAGATTATGTTCGATGCCTTCTTCTGATACAGACAGTCTCTGCCTGAGTCAAAGTTTATGCCGAGAGATCGGCTCCGCGATAGACCAACGACGCTCGTGAAGAAGCCAGGGATGTACGCCACCCATGTAAGCTTCATGTGTCCTTCTCCTGTCGGAGTCTTGACCTGGATAGTCGTTTCTCCCCATTCTTCGACCTGAGTGAGGGCTCCTCCAGCGTATACACAGTCTGAAGGCCTACCTCTCTTTGTCAAGATCCAGTCGGCTCCTTTCGTATTCGTGACGTGGCAGTTCGAACCTAGATCAAGTATCCATCTCGTGAGCAGTGGTGGAGCTAATAGTCCTGTAGCTACAGCAGTCTGCAGCACCGCATTAACGTGTGGCTTATCGCGCGCTGGCTGTCCATCGTCCATACTAATCATGGACGAGCTCTGGAACTCAGCCTGCGGCTTTATCTTCTTCCTAAGGCCCTGCTCTGTTGCTCTTAATGCGTTGGCCATCGAATTCGACGTTGGACTGTCTCTAAGCTCTGTGAACTTGTCCTGAATTGCCTTGTCTAGATTCTAGCCCTTTGTCCGAACCGACTAGTTAACATACGGGCAGTTGTTGAATTTGTGGTTTTCTCCATCAAGACACTTCGGTATCCATGGTCCTAAGCGTGTACGAGCTCCTTGGCTATTGCTACTGCTTGCTACCTCGAGCGTAGCAAAGGTTCTAAGTCCTGACGCGATTGAACGTGTACGTCGGTAGTACGATCTAAACTCTGCGATTAGATCTGCGATTAGTAGAAACTCTTCGTCTTTCTATTCCTTCTTAATAAGGTCCTGTAGCTGAGTAGCTGCCCAGCTATCGTCTAGGCCTCTAGTTGACAGGATAAACTCTTCCTGCGCTCTTTTGCTAGTCGTCTCTGGCATCTTAGCCTCCGTGAGGAGTCGGGTGATCGTCACCCACTCGTCGAACCATGTGTCTAAGTTTGCCGTCTTTGGTCTCGTGCAGACTGCTGTGTACCGAGCTCTGAGTTGGTGGTTCCTCTGTCCAATCGATGGACAGAGGTGCTTCTTTAGTGTTCTCAGCTGGCTATAGGCGTCTGCGCAATCGAGAATTAGGTCTAGGTGTTTGACGTCAATTGTCTGCACGATCTCTAGGCTTAGGGTTCGGAgagccttctccttcgtGAGCCACCTGGCCTCGTCGCGATCGAATCGTCTAGCCCATGAGTTGTACGTAGCGAGCTCTGTCGCTGTTAAGTCTGGGATGTCGATCTGCTCGTCTGTAAGAGGATTTCGAAATCTCCTCACTTCGAGCTCTTTGGGTCTTTCGTCTTCCAGCATCTTCAGCCTCTCTGGCGAAAGATCTAGGTTAACGTACTCCCACAGACTATTTCGGTCTGCGGATATCTTCCTCGTGAGCAACCATTTCGACCAATCGTCTGGCTTTCGGAGGGTAACTGACGCTCTCGCCACCTGCATTTCGTGCTCTTGAGTCGCGCGGGAGTCGGGGTCGTACGCTCGCTAAAAGCCGCATGACTGCCAATCCGCTGGTTACGTAGTTAGGTTAATGCGTCGCACATCAAGGGCCGCGGATAATCTACGCCGGCTGCTTCTCTGAACACCCGGCGGGTTATATAAGTGACAGGATTTGGGCGTAAAGAAATACCATAAGTATTGTCTATCTATGCTTGGTTGCTACGCCACAAGCCGTCCTTAATACGCCTTATCCTCGTCTGTCTGGTCGTCCTCATCCAGCTCGACAGTGTAGACGTCCTGGTACTTGGATGGCTTCACTACCTGTATTGCGATTTTGTCCGTCCAGAGCGCAAACATGGTCTCAACGTCAAGTTTGTGCAGCTGCAGGCCTGCGAGGAAGAACACGAAGTCGCCCGGGCCAACATATAGCTGGTGGCTTGTCTTTAAGAACCCCCGACGCCAAGGACGAGGATCATCGAGTAGTAGTGTCCTGTCCTATGTTAGCATTTGCGCCTGAGCTCATAACTAGGTGGGATAATGCCGCACCATCGTCGCCTCCGCCATGATAGTAGCTGGTGCCCTCGCTAGCCGATATGAACACGGCCATCATGCTCCCGATGCCGCCTATGCGAAAGAATGATTTGCGGGCGCGGCGAGGGTCCTTAGCAAACCAGGCCTTGTGAGCCTTGGCGGCGGCAGCGGCGTAGCTCTATCAGCGCCTGTACCTGTTCGAGTAGGCCCTTGGCCCTGTCCGGAGATATACAGTCGGTGAAGCGGATGGCGGCGTATCTGGAAATCTCGCGAAGTTTAGGTTTGGAATCGCAGCATGCGCGATGGTACTGTTGCGAGGACTTGACCAGGTGAATGCGCGGCTCACCGAGCATCTCAAACTGCAAGCTCCCACGAATCCGTCGCTATGCGACTCTCTGTTGCTCCTTCGCCTCTTGTCGCCGGGCTCTTAGGCCTGCCTCTTCTCAAGTCGCTTTGAGGACGGCTGAGGGCGGCAAAATGCGTGCGGCGAACAGTGGGCGTAGGGACACTGGAGTCGTGGAGCGGACGTAGTGGTAAGAGCGCTCGAAGATGAACCGCGGAAGCTCAGCAGCCTGGGACTCACCCTCGTTGAGAATACTGGTGGTGGATCGGGCGAGCCGCACCCTTTATCGCGAAGTGGGAGCAGAGATAGAAGTCAAACTCATATGGATGAGTGCAGCCAGACTCCACAAGAGTACTGGGCAGGGGGGTTGCCGTTGCGATTGCCCTTGCCGACTTCAGGGAAGAAGCGGATGTGGTGGCGCTTGCCGGTAATGACAACGGTGAATTTAAGGAGCTCTTTGCAACCCAGCTTCTTGAAGCACCCCTTAAGTTGTTGACTTCCTCCTCAAGCGCAGCGGCGTGCCGTCCGTCCCCGATGTGGCCATGGGTGCGAAGGGGAGGCGGAGAGGATGTGGGGAGCGCGCTGATGCGGGCGATGGGTCGGGCCGCTGCTGAGTTGGCCTAGTTAACACTAATGACCCCAACAGCCAATATCAGGGAGATCACCACGGGAAACGTTAAACGACCACCCCATAAGACCCGAACGGGGATAGTGCCGGCGATCCGTCGCACCATCGTATTTGTATGGAAGCTACACCAAAACTGGATGTATTCGTAATTCTTGGCCACTGTATCGTATCTTTGTAAATATACGCTGTTTTGGGTTGTTTTGCGGGCCCAGGCATGGCAAAATGGGTTGTTTTGGCTACTCAAAGCATCGATTTCTGGGCCCTTTTGGCCATTTTTTAGATATTTCAACGGCTGTTACTATCGAACATTGTGCTGCCGAACACCCAGCCACATTGACGCGCCGGGATCGGATACCTAAAGCTAACATCTAGCTCTATTAATTGCGTCGGTATCCTAACATGAGGCTGCTGATAGTTTGTTGCCGGCGACGGCGGCggcaatcgctgaggttgAGCCTGATAGCTCAGTCCCGTTGGCGCTGTTGATGGCCACGCCGGCGCTGGAACCCGTGTATAACCGCCAATATACAACCCATTGTATTGCTCGTAAGTCCGGTAATCGATTGACGGAGCGGGGTGAGGCTGGCGATAGCTGTGAAAACTCTGCGACAGCGGTTGACGGCTCGATTAGGACGCTGGGATAGTGTCAGCCTGGCACCTCAGTTCACCTGGTACACTGTGAACTGTATCTCACGTGACTCCTCGTCACCTGCTTACTCATCTCGGTTGTGTATATAATCGCTCTATGTAGCTctctcaatacaacaaccttcttcctctcctcTGCCCTGTCCTACATCCGACAGATAGCTTGCAACGGGCGCTGTTGAAGCCTCCTGGAGCGAAAGTTAGCTGTGAAATCTCTGCAGGAAGCAATACTCATCTCCTCATCTTTACCCCCTCCCCCCGCTCGCCATCGCCATCAAAGTTGTATACCTCAGCTATGGCGAGCGGAGGGGGGAAGAGCTTATATCGTACCCACGGGCTAGCTGCTGGCGCGAGGCAGGTAAAGCTGGCGACTGAAGGCTAGGTAAAGGCAGCTATTGGCTAGATTGTTGGCCAGGTACAGGCCATTGCTGAGCCGGATACAGCGCCGTGGTTGCTGTCGTCGGCGTCGTGGAGGCTGGCTGTTTAGATTGAAACACGAAGACATTCTCCGCCGGTACTGATGACTCTGTCATCCGGGCAGGCAGCGTCGACGGCGGCGCCGCTGCTCTGTTGTTACTATCGAGACGCTCAAGTAGACTGGGGTCGCGGCGTCCGCCACGCTTGCCAGCGCCTCGCTGATGCCGGCGAGCTCGCTGTCGCCGCTGTGTTGACTCTAAAACCTGCAGCTCTAACGGGGCCATGGGACGCTCAGGTTCAGCAACACGCTCTCGAGTAACCCACCAATGTTGATGGAAATCGGTGACCCGGAGGACGCCAGAGGTGCGCCAAAGCTCGGTGAGTTGATGCCAACAAGGCCTGTTTTGGGAGGTCGAATACCGGCCTTTGCAACGAGTGAACTGGTACGTATTGTCGGCGGTCTGTCTATCAAGTTGGGCGCGAGCGTACTGAAATTATTCAGCTGTCTAGGCCTTCGCGTAGCGGGTTATCTATCACACAACGGCGTCAAAAATTAGACCTTAACAGTCAGAACGCGTCTTGCTGTTAGCTTGCTCATCGGACAACTCAATATAGCTAACATTCTCTTCGTAGAAAGAGTAGAGGCGATAAAATAGACTCCGTATGTCAGCTCAACTGCCGCCGAGCCAGTCCTTCAGCACGCGGTGAGCGCTCTCAGCTCTGCTCGTCGCCATGAGCCCAAAATATAGGTATTCGTCAACCCAATACTTCACCAGCTTCTCCTTGTGGTTATTAAGCCCGTACTACTCTAAGTAAGCGGTTGCCCGGCTCGACTCGCGCTCACAGGTAGCCAGGCGGGTGTGGTAGTCAGCTTCAGTTATCGACTTCATCAGCGACGAGTACGGTCTCATAAACTCAACCGTGGCGTCGTTATCAACCCATT from Pyrenophora tritici-repentis strain M4 chromosome 8, whole genome shotgun sequence includes the following:
- a CDS encoding Transformer domain containing protein: MAPLELQVLESTQRRQRARRHQRGAGKRGGRRDPSLLERLDSNNRAAAPPSTLPARMTESSVPAENVFVFQSKQPASTTPTTATTALYPAQQWPEASTAPVASYLSDSDYIHNRDDVLIEPSTAVAEFSQLSPASPRSVNRLPDLRAIQWVVYWRLYTGSSAGVAINSANGTELSGSTSAIAAAVAGNKLSAASC